agtaaggcaatctcacgttcttgttcttcccttcgtatggcagctgcttccctttgctgctcacgctcaatcttggccagttccaattggagtttcatcgttgccaaatcagtttttcctgcaatatagtaagtttcatgagtttcagagtctatcttaccttgctctaaatagtaatccagcaacaggttgtgtaggtcatttttgttggcttggtagggaacttctagttgatactcatgtgcaagagtttgtaattcagtcttcttggcacgacttaaagtccctatttcacctgctggatttgtacggaaagcttggagacgaaacatggtgaaattagcaaataaaggtacacgaatattcaatagtgaatgtcagaaacaggacaacgtggcaactgatacctatcctgtgagatctttaacaattaaagttaagtaaaagataaatgattaaattaaatcaagggcgcaggaaatcttgtacccggtactcatgtaagaggataagggcaagaaaatcctactaacaaatgaaacagagtttcgaaaacaaatgaaacagttaattgtctcaaaagtaaaattggtagtccaaggatgtaggcataccttgccaagtctctataggacataaagcaagtttttcctactgaatttaatatgatacttacagaattagcgaacttttgtgctctgaaaaagtaagctaattccctaccgttgtatgtatcatcatctctgactgacgtgtaggggtgcgaggtgtcaactggtgacgagaactgctgctgaggtcccaattcagcaactaaagttcgagctagaggaactatggccctctttgtcctcctacagtcagattgcagaagattgggtactcttgacccggggcagaccacagtaccagggtaccaatatgatgatctgtcaaaatgagaaatattcaagggacatagatggtaaacacgagtaataacacggagggagagatgaccaattaagagtatgactgcggcctacagtcaccacgtaatccaaagttgtctcaccttcaccatatgttactctcgtaatgcacaatacaccgcaccttataaaaaatgaaattgaatatgaaaaatagtaaagctacgttaacaaagttaaatacgcttaccataaattaccacttggcaccagtacctgagtgaagctcctaggacaggcccccatataacttgtgacggtaacgcgttggtgttcggctgtttaaggctaggggtatggcctcgtcacatagttataaaaaaaaatagaaaaaactggaacttcgtctgtggtaaggtaaggggaagacacacaaaacacaagtaaactttaacaatgaaattttaattacgttaaataaatcaaaacatgaaaaaatggacaaacaaatttgtataataaaatcaatcaatcaaaataataagaataattaaatgacacaatgaaaagttacgttaaggcaaaataacaggaagtgcaatacaaaattcaagggaaggtgctggaatattggctttaagctaccacctctctcagtacacgctaacgtctagccgggaggagtggtaaccacgaaagcactgaatattctgaggtctgaggtcgtggcgaccccagacatcaagtagtatgggggggcgagtgcaggtgcagccagaccggcgaccaatcagcggagccggtagcgatcaacaggtagtttggcggtttgagtctgaacaggtgtctctggctgcaacgttttgcgctctggcaaaccggagctggtgttgttgtcgttgttggacatttcttccatagtagttttatataatttcaacgacgtaattatggagggaagagcaggctcaatctcttgaaggagattatcgtcacaccatataaatatatacatatattacaaaTAGTAGAGACAACAAGGAATAAAGACGGTAAATCACAAATAGGGGAGCAGACCTCTACaccacaaacccaacatggaggtaTGTGACAACTGCTTTAAAACACTTCAGACGAGTATTGTAGggattgtatgtaacatttgtaacacaAGATTTCACTTGAGTTGTACGAAATTACCTACAcactatgcaaaaaaaaaaaaaggtacctacTGGATGTCACATTGATAGACTGTTATGGGAAAACATCGCTAAATTAATGTATAACATTCCTGAAGCATATAGGCTACCATTCACAGAAAAAACTACCAGAAATGTATGCAGATTATGTAAAAATAACAATGAATACGGAACACAACCCAGGGATTGATAGTTTAGAGAGGCAAATTAGCAGTGTGGAAGGACATTGTGTCGAGGTATGTAAAAACGATGGCAATATTGAAGAGCCAACCGGTAATATGAATAATGAGAGCAAAAAATGAGAATGATGAGAACAAAACAAAGAGGAGAGCAATACTGAGAAGGAATGCGGAAATGAAAAAATAGCAAAAAACACAAGACAACCCCAAAACCGAGATGGCCAAGGCATGCACAGGTATAAACAACCTGAATAAAATCACAAATTAATATATTTGGAAATATTATGCAAAGGGAATGTCCAGATATGGGTCCAAAGGCATAGAATACACATTCATGCATCCCTGAAAATGCCGAAACATATTAGGTAGAGGCAAATGTCGTTTTGGAACAAATTGCAAATATTTCCACCCTGAACTATGCAAACTCAATTAAAGAGAGAAAATGCTATGATTTTTAATGCCCTGATTTCCACATGAGAGGTACACACCGCTATAAaagagaggaagtccaatataGTAACCCTGGAAGttttttagaggcaggcagaaacagagacaggaacagacaggcagaaacgttgcaggagtacggatggGGAGGGAGAAATTCCGAAGACAGGATTTAAATTTGTCATCAAACGCGCACATTCTACACCGCCCCAACTCCACAcatactaccacactccccagtaccactaccaaaactggacgaactaTTGCCAAAACAGCACACCCTGGTTCAGggtggagaggagggagaacaCACACTTTTGGAACTTCCAAAAGCcttcagaagtgacacacaatatggaaaaTCAttaatatttgcaaacatacaaggcctaaagtcaaaatcaagaaatataGTTAAGTTTATAAATGGCCTTCTAGTAGAGTTAAGCTCAGCATTTGGGGCAGTCACGGAAACTCAAACGAAAGATTACACGGagagtgaaatctggattccaaattataatttatatagatgtgatagagaaactaggtcaaatggaagagtaggtctgtatattaaagaggaactggtatgcacagagctactaagctCGACCAATGAGGTGGAAGAGGTACtttgaatcaaggtagaaaaataaacccaattattattctaatatatataaaccgccagttaCAACGGTTGagaaattcacagagcagattcacaaaatagagaacatccttgataaTCCAGCAAACCCATTTTGCTAGGGGTCTACTTCCCAAGGTTGTGAATCGTGGATTGTCAGGACGTCAGTAGTTCCTTTGTCACAGAATCGCGAGAAGTATATTGTGCGAGCACGTGTGTATTCTTAAGGTAGGCTGGTACGTGTTAGCGTCTCAACTGCCATGTGCACAATGGCCTGGACGCCGCGGCTGGGGACGCTTCCACTATCACGGTTCAAATTTCTATATTTTCGACTTACAGAAAATCCGAGCTTCATTCTCTATCAATTAATTACGTTCAGTCATAGAGAATACTTTTTTGTGGTAATTAAACTCTAGACTGAAAGTTTTAGTTATTCACAAGAGTAAATAACACACGTAAATCGTGAATTTGCTTACGCATCAACATCCCATTCTCTCTGGCATGTTGCTAAATTCGTTCTCTGTGAAAAGTTAGTAAATTAGTAATGTTAATATATTCCTGAGATAACCGTTTTAACTTGGTACGCTAGGGGTTAGTAAATTAAGTGTCGAAATTTCTGAcacgttcaaatccagagacccctCAGCAATGCTAatgctatttaaatcactggtgctttcCCGTCATGAgtattgatcggtactcactttccctttcagagCGAGAGAGATCTCCGAATtatagggaatacagagaacatatacggcacgcatagaaacgattaaacatctaaattattgggaccgtctcaaagctctcatcaTGTACTTTTTGAAAAGGAGACGAGAGGcgtatctaataatatatacatggaagatacttgaaggccaggtcccaaatttgcacagtagaataacaacatactggaacgaaaaatacggaaggaaatgcagaaccagtgaagagtagagatgccataggcacaatcggagaacactgtCTGATCATCAGAgggccacagctgttcaacaccctcccagcaagcattagaaatgttGCTGAaacgaaggtggatgtattcaagaggcatttagataagttcttgcaagaggtaccggaccaaccaggctgtagtggatatgtgggcctgcgggccgtacCAAActtcagcctgttggaccaagttatcacaagtcgagcctggccctgGGCCAGGCTCgtggagtagaagaattcccagaacacTCTCCAGGTGTCCAGGGTGCACATTGTCATGTGAGCACTGAGGGTGTGGGTAACTTTTCACATGACTATTAGTTTACCAGAGACCTCCGGCAACTAGAGGCAACAACCATTCCTCAGCTGACTTCTATTTACCTTACCCAGATGTGAAAGCCCCATGAGATGGTAGGCACAGCATGAGCTTAATTGATATGTCATGTTCAAAGTTGCGAGTTTCAATGCAAAAATCTGTTCAACAATAGCTTACTGAGCAACTATTTATGGATAAATCTCTCAGGGGTACATACCGCTGCTATCAAAGCATCATGATCACTAGTAACCCTCCAGGTTCACCAGAGGTTTCAGCCTATCTAACACAGCTGTGTAGTTTTATTTCCCCATTTTCGGGCACTGGAAGCCTATAAAGTTTATCGAGGCCCACCTAGGGTAGCTATTGACCAtacccaagatgcaacccacaacagtcgtctaactccctggtatttatttactgctaggtaaacagaggcattttATATAAGGAAATGCGCTCAAACATTTTACAATGCCCAGGAATCTAATTCAGGTTAAATCAGTTGTGAGCCGACAACACTAATCACTGCTGCAGGTTTGTGTAACTAACTAATGGTTGttatgaggtttcgtattaccatTTGAAAAAATTGTGTTCTATTATTGTTTAGAAAAAATGTATGTAGTTTGCTGCTAAATATACATATAGGCGTCCCAATTAATAGCAATGTGAAGCAGGATAAGAAAACACAATTAGGATTTAGAAATATAAACTCTTAGTACAGTGGGTCTGGAAGAGTCAAAGTCTCAGGATAAGAGGATTAAACACCTAGAGGAGTTTAATAAGGGGTTTAAATTCCCATAAGTTAAATGCTGAGAATGTAGGGAGAACTAATATTTGGGTGGCACTACAAGATGTCCTGATGGTGACTGCTTCCCGAGTGTGGGTTGGGTAAGCCTGGGTGCATATGTATACTTATGCAAACTTTGACGAAATGTTTCTATAATGAAATTTTCTCCTGAAGGTCACTGGAAAGATGTTGATCTTTCTTGGAGGTGGGTGTTCACCTGGGGCAGTTTAGCATTGGTGGGCCTCCTCTTGCTGCGTCTCCAAGTTGCGTCTGGTGCTCATTCAGCCTCACACACCAGTGCCTACCTGGCAGCAGCTGATGTGGTGCGGGCATGTGACCGCGGACTGCTGATGGGCGCTCCTGTCGACGACAACCCTCTCCATTCCACAGCTGCCGCTCTAAATACTTACGCTCGGCTGGCGAGGGCTGGAGCAGCTGAAGACGAAGGTGAAGATGGTGCCTCCATCACTCAACAGGATGCCGCCAGCGTGACAAGTCCGCTCCCTTCGGTTCACTGTCCACCTCTGGACAGATTCTTGCTGCACTACATGACCGCTGGAGTGCCCGTTAAGCTGCTTGGTGTTGTCGACCACTGGCCTGCCCTCAACTTGTGGAATATACCTTATCTTCGACAAATCGCTGGGGCGCGCATTGTGCCCGTAGAGGTGGGTGCTCGCTACACCGACCTCACTTGGTCCCAAGCACTAATGACCCTAGACGACTACCTTACAACATATGTGACGCACCACACTCCCAGCACTCCGATCGGCTACCTTGCCCAGCACCAGCTGCTGGACCAGGTGCCACAGCTGCAAGACGACATCTTGGTGCCTGACTATTGCCATCTGGGCGAGGACCCTCCCCGCCTGCACGCCTGGCTGGGGCCACGGGGCACTGTCAGTCCACTACACCATGACCCAGACCACAACATTCTTGTTCAGGTTAGTTAACAACATGATAATTCTCATCTGCAGTGGTATCAGCAGGTCTGAAGCAGCTGGCGATGACACTTGACAAATAAATTATATCTATTCAGCAAGTCTGACTTTCCGAGCATCATGCAGTGTTTATTTTGGCAAATAATATCTTTAACGAAGTTAGTAAATATACAGACGCTACATTATTACTTCATTTAACTACACCGATGCTGGTTATCTCTCTCGTGACTAACTTTGACTATGC
This genomic stretch from Procambarus clarkii isolate CNS0578487 chromosome 22, FALCON_Pclarkii_2.0, whole genome shotgun sequence harbors:
- the LOC123757638 gene encoding bifunctional peptidase and arginyl-hydroxylase JMJD5 isoform X2; translation: MAEDGGLRRAAGQALLMIRGRILQELQYTRGSGQESRGGIKNVEQYVGGEEKEKLHGDAICCEEIMENKTLGANKTTSSKLADVKCSEKGVSTAEKLARVEERVLPGGVEVGVVGRWASETLARLLQVVASSSVAASPGSSPPADDHILANALLDYSWQKLNTGHWKDVDLSWRWVFTWGSLALVGLLLLRLQVASGAHSASHTSAYLAAADVVRACDRGLLMGAPVDDNPLHSTAAALNTYARLARAGAAEDEGEDGASITQQDAASVTSPLPSVHCPPLDRFLLHYMTAGVPVKLLGVVDHWPALNLWNIPYLRQIAGARIVPVEVGARYTDLTWSQALMTLDDYLTTYVTHHTPSTPIGYLAQHQLLDQVPQLQDDILVPDYCHLGEDPPRLHAWLGPRGTVSPLHHDPDHNILVQVMGYKYIRLYGEEQSGLVYPHADPLLANTSQADVEGPLEEWPLLQRAQYHDLVLGPGEALYIPPRCWHYVRSLSTSFSVSFWWT